One genomic segment of Catalinimonas alkaloidigena includes these proteins:
- a CDS encoding Ig-like domain-containing domain, with translation MKVKNIWLCIFWITLIAIGSCARRGVPTGGPRDTIPPTLVNMYPPLEAVNFDDDEVYLEFDEYVEARSLKQDIIINPPVEDFDFYVNRQSVVVELNEDLQENTTYTFNFRDAVKDISEQNPANNIVMAFSTGSQIDSFQVQGKVTELLTNKASEDVLVALYPEGDTLTPFEDPPMYLTKTDEEGNYAIRYIKVGTYKIFAYNDKNNNLKIDSNTEAFGFKAEPIALLPEDANPIIPPDSLSTGVKDSTLLPQKTLYGKTVDLQLFNQDVRPIEVQSARANGKYFEIKTNKGLMDYELTVDQDDLEESSLQYLDSLNPELPKDTIRHVYSNFQDNHKTIRLYKTIEQDSLRSFLSVQDSVGQTTLDTLYIRFTETRREKEQLRQNISSKSDIKNNINTNIEFSKPIAKVITDSILLSYDTLFYLDLNYDELLNWNDRLDKVSIQKELNKNQLVDSLISYLQERDSTLFIELQNQNRLYLDSLQATDEAEQRLNYFNILAQSMSSLQPINDSLKQIEDVNIMNSILSQLADTLDISKEKFVSQTYEREELLNTLKPLVLYISAGSFMSIENDSSQRVIQRFNFKKPSENGTITGTVSTEYERYTIQLLNSNYEVVEETQPANSSYSFTLITPGEYHLRILVDENLNGQWDKANILENRNSEPIYFYTEEEVIDLRANWTREINLSF, from the coding sequence ATGAAAGTAAAAAATATTTGGCTTTGTATTTTTTGGATTACTTTAATTGCTATCGGCTCATGTGCACGAAGAGGAGTACCTACTGGAGGCCCAAGAGATACTATTCCTCCTACATTGGTCAATATGTATCCTCCTTTGGAAGCAGTTAATTTTGATGACGATGAAGTTTACCTTGAATTTGATGAGTACGTAGAAGCAAGATCGCTCAAGCAAGATATTATTATTAATCCACCTGTAGAGGATTTTGACTTCTATGTAAATCGACAATCGGTAGTTGTAGAATTAAATGAAGATCTACAGGAAAATACTACTTATACTTTCAACTTCAGAGATGCGGTCAAAGATATTTCTGAGCAGAACCCTGCTAATAATATCGTCATGGCATTTAGCACCGGGAGTCAAATTGATTCTTTTCAGGTACAAGGGAAAGTAACAGAGTTGCTCACTAACAAAGCTAGTGAAGATGTATTAGTCGCACTATATCCAGAAGGTGATACTTTAACTCCATTTGAGGATCCTCCAATGTACCTCACTAAAACAGATGAGGAAGGGAATTATGCTATCCGCTATATCAAAGTAGGCACTTATAAGATATTTGCTTATAACGATAAGAATAATAACCTGAAAATTGATTCAAATACTGAAGCTTTCGGATTTAAAGCAGAACCTATAGCCCTTCTTCCCGAAGATGCTAACCCTATTATTCCACCCGACTCATTATCTACAGGTGTAAAAGATAGCACCTTACTACCTCAGAAAACTTTGTACGGGAAGACGGTAGATTTACAATTATTTAACCAAGACGTAAGACCAATAGAAGTTCAAAGTGCCCGTGCCAATGGAAAATATTTTGAGATCAAAACTAATAAAGGATTGATGGACTACGAGCTTACTGTGGATCAAGATGATTTGGAAGAAAGTTCTCTTCAATATTTAGATTCCCTCAATCCGGAATTACCAAAGGATACTATAAGACATGTATACAGTAATTTCCAGGATAACCATAAAACTATTCGCTTATATAAAACCATTGAACAAGATAGCTTGAGAAGTTTTCTTAGCGTTCAGGATTCTGTAGGACAAACTACCTTAGATACTCTCTACATTAGGTTTACTGAGACTCGCAGAGAGAAAGAGCAGCTGAGACAGAATATTTCATCAAAAAGTGATATAAAAAATAATATAAATACAAATATTGAATTTAGTAAACCTATCGCAAAAGTAATCACAGACAGTATACTATTAAGCTACGATACACTCTTTTACCTTGATCTTAATTACGATGAACTATTAAATTGGAATGATCGTCTTGACAAAGTAAGTATACAGAAGGAGCTCAATAAGAATCAATTGGTAGATTCATTAATTTCCTATCTTCAGGAAAGAGATAGTACCTTATTTATTGAATTACAAAATCAAAATCGTTTGTATCTGGACAGCCTGCAAGCAACAGATGAGGCAGAGCAAAGACTAAACTACTTTAATATTTTAGCACAAAGTATGTCTTCCTTACAACCAATAAATGACAGTTTGAAGCAAATAGAAGATGTCAACATCATGAATAGCATCTTGTCTCAGCTGGCAGATACACTCGATATAAGTAAAGAAAAATTTGTCTCCCAAACCTATGAGCGTGAAGAATTGCTAAACACACTCAAACCTTTAGTACTGTATATATCAGCCGGTAGTTTTATGTCTATTGAAAATGACAGTAGCCAACGGGTAATTCAAAGATTCAATTTCAAAAAACCATCTGAAAATGGTACAATTACTGGTACTGTTTCTACTGAATACGAACGCTACACTATACAGCTATTGAATAGTAACTACGAAGTTGTAGAGGAGACACAGCCTGCCAATAGTTCATATTCCTTTACACTTATTACACCCGGCGAATACCATCTTCGTATACTGGTAGACGAAAATCTGAATGGTCAATGGGACAAAGCTAACATACTTGAGAATCGAAACTCAGAGCCCATCTACTTTTATACAGAAGAAGAAGTAATTGATTTAAGGGCTAACTGGACCCGTGAAATCAACTTATCCTTTTAA
- the mnmG gene encoding tRNA uridine-5-carboxymethylaminomethyl(34) synthesis enzyme MnmG, translated as MFQEYDVIVVGAGHAGNEAAAASAKMGSKTLLITMDMAKIGQMSCNPAMGGVAKGQIVREIDALGGYSGIVSDKSMIQFRMLNRSKGPAMWSPRTQNDRMRFSEEWRTALEGIPNLDFWQEMVTGILVEKDKVVGVKTSIGLEIKAKSVVLTNGTFLNGLIHIGEKQMGGGRSGERASKGITEQLQKLGFESGRMKTGTPPRVDGRSLDYSKMEEQKGDEDPGKFSFTDTTPPEVQRSCHITYTNLNVHEILETGFDRSPMFNGRIRGQGPRYCPSIEDKINRFKERDRHQIFVEPEGWKTVEVYVNGFSTSLPEDVQYKAIQQIPGFEKAKLFRPGYAIEYDYFPPTQLTLSLETKLIQNLFFAGQINGTTGYEEAACQGMMAGINAHNKVNEKEAFILKRSEAYIGVLIDDLVNKGTEEPYRMFTSRAEFRLLLRQDNADLRLSEKAHKLGLIEDERLSKVYDKRRDIERVMEEIKDLRASPKEHNEGLCELNTAMLKEKISIQKLLKRPEIGIAKLRKLDSELDAYFSAYNQEVLDQVEILTKYETYLEKERAHAEKVESLENYRIPEGFDYAKVKALSAEATEKLNRIRPATIGQASRISGVSPADISIIMIYLGK; from the coding sequence ATGTTTCAAGAATACGATGTGATCGTAGTAGGAGCAGGGCACGCCGGAAACGAAGCGGCAGCTGCATCTGCAAAAATGGGCTCAAAAACTTTACTCATTACTATGGACATGGCCAAGATAGGTCAAATGTCTTGTAACCCGGCAATGGGAGGAGTTGCGAAAGGGCAAATTGTAAGAGAAATAGATGCGCTTGGGGGCTATTCAGGAATAGTATCGGATAAGTCTATGATACAGTTCAGAATGCTTAACCGTTCAAAAGGACCAGCGATGTGGAGCCCACGCACACAAAACGACAGAATGAGGTTTAGTGAAGAGTGGAGAACAGCTTTGGAAGGCATACCAAACTTAGACTTCTGGCAAGAAATGGTCACAGGCATCTTGGTAGAAAAAGATAAAGTAGTAGGCGTCAAGACAAGCATAGGCCTGGAGATTAAAGCTAAGTCTGTAGTGTTAACCAATGGAACATTTCTTAATGGCTTGATCCATATTGGCGAAAAGCAAATGGGAGGGGGGCGCTCCGGAGAGAGAGCATCTAAAGGTATAACAGAACAACTGCAAAAATTAGGTTTTGAATCCGGAAGAATGAAAACCGGAACCCCTCCCAGAGTAGATGGGAGGTCGCTCGACTACTCAAAAATGGAAGAACAAAAGGGGGACGAAGACCCTGGAAAATTTTCATTTACAGATACCACACCACCTGAGGTGCAGAGAAGCTGCCATATTACTTATACCAATCTTAATGTGCACGAAATTCTGGAAACAGGTTTTGATCGTTCTCCAATGTTTAACGGTAGGATAAGAGGGCAGGGCCCAAGATACTGTCCTTCCATAGAAGATAAAATTAACAGATTCAAAGAAAGGGATAGACATCAAATTTTTGTAGAACCGGAAGGCTGGAAAACGGTAGAAGTCTATGTCAATGGTTTTTCAACCTCATTGCCGGAAGATGTGCAATACAAAGCAATTCAACAGATACCAGGTTTTGAAAAAGCTAAACTCTTTCGACCTGGTTACGCTATTGAATACGACTATTTTCCTCCTACTCAACTCACCTTATCATTAGAAACCAAGCTGATTCAAAACCTATTCTTTGCCGGGCAAATCAATGGTACCACAGGATATGAGGAGGCAGCCTGTCAAGGTATGATGGCGGGCATCAATGCACACAATAAGGTAAATGAAAAAGAAGCATTTATTTTAAAACGTTCCGAAGCCTATATCGGAGTTTTGATTGATGATCTGGTAAATAAAGGTACCGAGGAACCGTACAGAATGTTTACTTCCCGCGCAGAGTTTCGCCTACTATTAAGACAAGATAATGCTGACCTCAGACTAAGTGAGAAAGCCCATAAATTAGGTCTGATTGAGGACGAGCGTCTTTCCAAAGTCTACGACAAACGCAGAGATATCGAGAGGGTAATGGAAGAGATCAAAGATCTCAGAGCTTCACCCAAAGAGCATAACGAAGGCCTGTGCGAACTCAATACCGCCATGCTCAAAGAAAAAATTTCTATCCAGAAACTACTTAAGCGGCCAGAAATAGGTATAGCAAAATTAAGAAAACTGGATAGTGAGCTGGATGCATATTTTTCTGCTTATAATCAGGAAGTATTAGACCAGGTAGAAATATTAACCAAATACGAAACTTACCTGGAGAAAGAAAGAGCGCATGCTGAGAAAGTGGAGAGCCTGGAAAACTATAGGATACCTGAGGGTTTTGACTATGCTAAAGTAAAAGCTTTATCTGCTGAAGCTACCGAAAAACTTAACCGTATCAGGCCGGCTACTATAGGACAAGCTTCCAGAATTAGTGGTGTATCTCCAGCCGACATATCCATAATAATGATATATTTGGGTAAATAA
- the ybeY gene encoding rRNA maturation RNase YbeY yields MIHFFTEEVDFNHSILSPAIPWIEKAILNEGYTLENLNYIFCSDAYLLQINILYLQHDYFTDIITFDNSEFSLSLDGDIFISIERVDDNSQSEQTTFFHELLRVIIHGALHLMGYDDKDTFSKSTMRKMEDKYLDLYFQDFHIDK; encoded by the coding sequence TTGATTCATTTTTTTACTGAAGAGGTAGATTTCAATCACTCCATTCTTTCTCCTGCTATTCCCTGGATTGAAAAGGCTATTTTGAATGAAGGGTACACGCTGGAAAACCTCAATTACATTTTTTGTTCTGATGCTTATTTGCTTCAGATTAATATTCTCTATCTTCAACATGACTATTTCACCGATATTATCACTTTTGATAATAGTGAATTTTCCTTGTCTTTAGATGGCGATATTTTTATTAGCATTGAAAGAGTTGATGATAATTCACAGTCTGAACAAACTACTTTCTTTCATGAGTTGTTGAGAGTTATTATTCATGGTGCTTTACACTTAATGGGATATGATGATAAAGACACTTTTTCTAAAAGTACCATGAGGAAGATGGAAGACAAATACCTAGATTTGTACTTTCAGGATTTCCACATAGATAAGTAA
- a CDS encoding ATP-binding protein, with the protein MNSINIEIPSLSENIRMIESFIDNAKERFNLNDDIYGNIMIAVTESVHNAIRHGNQGDAKKNVSLSLALQEDAIHFTVKDEGEGFDFENLPDPTSPENIETPGGRGIFLMKHLCDEVKFLNNGQIVELVFYIN; encoded by the coding sequence ATGAACTCCATAAACATTGAAATCCCCTCTCTTTCTGAAAACATCCGTATGATTGAGAGCTTCATAGACAATGCCAAAGAACGCTTTAATTTGAATGATGATATTTATGGAAATATCATGATAGCGGTTACTGAATCAGTTCATAACGCTATTCGGCATGGCAATCAGGGTGATGCCAAAAAAAACGTCAGCCTCTCTCTTGCACTACAGGAAGATGCTATTCACTTCACTGTAAAAGATGAAGGTGAGGGTTTTGATTTTGAAAACCTTCCTGACCCCACGTCTCCTGAAAACATTGAAACTCCCGGAGGCAGAGGCATCTTCTTAATGAAGCACTTATGTGATGAGGTAAAATTCCTTAACAATGGTCAAATTGTCGAATTAGTATTTTATATCAACTAA
- a CDS encoding DUF4175 family protein yields the protein MASEANTNNVITQLKLYKRKFYLNKLARGSIYFGAVLLTVYLVVSSLEYTIRLNSVGRTILFFLFIAVFIFILYKWVIDPLLRVYNNRRQISDEEAARQIGIFFPEVKDKLLNVLQLQRNTDVDNTLLSASIAQKTQQISVVSFPVAINLKDNLKYIKYLAIPAILVLFLFVSIPQLFSESNERLVNFNKEFVPEAPFTFHLQTETLLAFKNEDFSVDLAIEGDAMPDKVYLITAGRKFRMSSNEAGIFQYNFQNIQRDVSFSIEAAGFSTQEYNVNVVERPNLKDFSVFLNYPDYLGKEDKRLNNVGNLQVPEGTEVTWKFNALASDSMHLTFVEQEESYKLEEEADQVFSFEKQIFQADHYQIDLKNEYSSNKQNIRYFLDVIPDQHPKISLEQFQDTTMYQFLVLGGNVSDDYGLTQLALYYKFEKADDGNKAEGNYQRLNLGLDTRQNNQSYYHQWQIDSFNLQPGDKIRYFLQVWDNDAVNGYKASKTSSYVFSIPDRKAIKESLNKSSEQTQTQISKTVQQAEQLKKEIEDVEKKLRGKKELSWQEKQKLEDIIKRRQALEKELQELKEQNEATNMKREQFNQQSEEMQEKINQLQNLMEELLDEETKKLYEELQKMLEEQAELDKIQNKLRELGDKEQNLEEELERSLELFKRMKFDMKLEELEDELSEKAEEQEKLGEASENKENSTEELSEQQEQLNEEFDEFQKEMDELEQLNQDLKNPAPMQDMSEEKQQIQEEQQKAKESLDQGKRKKAQQSQKNSAQQMKKMAQKMQQMQQSMEMEMLQENMDNLRNILDNLITLSFDQEDIMKSFRDVKQNDPRFIDLSQEQLKIRDDAQIIEDSLLSLAERVFQIQSFITREVKDMNQYMEESMEALKERQQYKAISKQQFTMTSMNNLALLLNDVLSQMQQQMADAMGNPQKKPGQSQQNMNMSELQRQLNEQIDQLRKSGKSGRALSEELAKLAAEQEKIRKMMQEMKDSDEEGGGGAGDELSKKMEETETDLVNKKLTSELIERQKEIMTRLLEVEKSMREQELDDERKGETAKSDYERKASESFEEYIKAKKQEIELLKTVPVRLNPYYKNEANKYFQRLNNNSK from the coding sequence ATGGCCTCAGAAGCGAACACCAATAATGTCATTACGCAACTCAAGCTTTACAAGAGAAAATTTTATCTCAATAAGCTCGCTCGCGGAAGTATATATTTTGGAGCAGTACTACTTACTGTTTATTTGGTTGTTAGCTCTCTGGAATATACTATTCGTCTTAACTCTGTAGGAAGAACAATTCTTTTTTTTCTCTTTATTGCAGTATTTATTTTTATACTCTATAAATGGGTGATTGACCCTTTGCTTCGAGTATATAATAACAGAAGGCAGATAAGCGATGAGGAGGCGGCAAGGCAAATCGGTATTTTTTTTCCTGAAGTAAAAGATAAACTTCTGAATGTTCTTCAGCTTCAGAGAAATACTGATGTTGATAATACCTTATTAAGTGCAAGTATAGCCCAAAAGACTCAGCAAATTTCTGTTGTTTCTTTCCCCGTAGCCATCAATCTAAAGGATAATCTCAAGTACATCAAATACCTGGCAATACCCGCAATATTGGTTCTTTTCCTGTTCGTTTCTATACCCCAATTATTTTCTGAGAGCAATGAACGTCTGGTCAACTTTAATAAGGAGTTTGTACCTGAAGCGCCCTTTACTTTCCATCTCCAAACCGAAACTTTACTGGCATTTAAAAATGAAGACTTCTCCGTTGATTTAGCCATTGAAGGGGATGCCATGCCTGATAAAGTCTATCTTATTACTGCAGGTCGCAAGTTTCGTATGTCTTCTAATGAAGCAGGCATCTTTCAATATAACTTCCAGAATATTCAACGTGATGTCAGCTTTTCTATTGAGGCTGCTGGTTTTAGCACACAAGAATATAATGTCAATGTAGTGGAACGGCCTAATCTGAAAGATTTTAGTGTTTTCCTTAACTATCCTGATTATTTGGGTAAAGAAGATAAGCGCTTGAATAATGTTGGAAACCTGCAAGTACCGGAGGGCACCGAAGTAACCTGGAAGTTTAATGCACTCGCTTCAGATAGCATGCACCTCACTTTTGTTGAACAAGAGGAGTCATATAAACTAGAGGAAGAGGCAGATCAAGTATTCTCATTTGAGAAGCAAATTTTTCAAGCGGATCATTATCAAATTGACCTTAAGAATGAGTACAGCTCTAACAAACAGAATATTCGCTATTTCCTGGATGTCATCCCTGATCAGCATCCTAAAATAAGTCTTGAGCAATTTCAGGATACTACCATGTATCAGTTTTTGGTATTAGGTGGAAATGTATCAGACGATTACGGTCTCACCCAATTGGCACTTTATTACAAATTTGAAAAAGCAGATGATGGAAACAAAGCTGAAGGAAATTATCAAAGGTTGAACCTGGGTTTAGACACCAGGCAAAACAACCAAAGTTATTACCACCAATGGCAAATTGATAGCTTCAACCTACAACCGGGTGATAAAATTCGCTATTTCCTGCAGGTATGGGATAATGATGCTGTCAATGGTTATAAGGCCTCTAAAACTTCTTCATATGTATTCAGCATTCCTGATCGCAAGGCTATAAAAGAAAGCCTCAACAAATCTTCTGAACAAACACAAACGCAAATCAGCAAGACTGTTCAGCAGGCAGAGCAGCTTAAAAAAGAAATTGAAGATGTGGAGAAAAAACTGAGAGGTAAAAAAGAACTCTCCTGGCAGGAAAAACAAAAGCTTGAAGACATTATCAAAAGAAGACAAGCGTTGGAAAAAGAGTTGCAGGAGCTAAAAGAGCAGAACGAAGCCACCAATATGAAGCGTGAGCAGTTCAACCAGCAATCAGAAGAGATGCAGGAAAAAATTAATCAGCTGCAAAATCTGATGGAGGAACTATTAGATGAAGAAACGAAGAAACTATACGAGGAGCTTCAAAAAATGCTTGAAGAACAAGCAGAGCTTGATAAAATTCAGAATAAGCTCAGAGAACTGGGCGATAAGGAACAAAATCTGGAAGAAGAGCTTGAGCGTAGCCTTGAGTTGTTCAAAAGAATGAAGTTCGACATGAAGTTAGAGGAACTTGAGGACGAGCTTTCTGAAAAAGCCGAAGAGCAGGAAAAGCTTGGTGAAGCGTCTGAAAATAAGGAAAACAGTACAGAGGAACTGAGCGAGCAGCAAGAACAGCTCAATGAGGAGTTTGATGAATTTCAAAAGGAAATGGATGAACTCGAGCAACTTAACCAGGACCTGAAAAACCCTGCCCCAATGCAGGACATGTCTGAGGAGAAGCAGCAAATTCAGGAAGAACAACAAAAAGCTAAAGAATCTCTTGATCAAGGGAAACGTAAGAAGGCCCAGCAGTCACAAAAAAACAGCGCCCAGCAGATGAAAAAAATGGCGCAAAAGATGCAGCAGATGCAGCAGAGCATGGAGATGGAAATGTTGCAGGAAAACATGGATAACCTACGTAATATCTTAGATAATTTGATTACGCTTTCTTTCGATCAGGAAGACATCATGAAGTCCTTTCGGGATGTAAAACAAAATGACCCACGCTTTATTGATTTATCTCAGGAGCAACTCAAAATTAGAGATGATGCACAGATTATTGAAGATAGTCTTTTATCCCTTGCCGAAAGGGTATTTCAAATTCAGTCCTTTATCACTCGTGAAGTGAAAGACATGAATCAATATATGGAAGAAAGCATGGAGGCATTAAAAGAAAGGCAGCAATATAAAGCCATCAGTAAGCAGCAGTTTACTATGACCTCAATGAATAATTTAGCACTATTACTTAATGATGTACTCAGTCAAATGCAGCAGCAAATGGCTGATGCTATGGGCAATCCTCAGAAAAAACCAGGTCAGTCTCAGCAAAATATGAACATGAGCGAATTACAGCGTCAACTAAATGAACAGATTGATCAGCTCCGCAAAAGTGGAAAATCCGGAAGGGCACTTTCTGAAGAACTTGCTAAATTGGCAGCAGAACAAGAGAAAATCCGGAAGATGATGCAGGAGATGAAAGATTCAGATGAAGAGGGTGGTGGAGGTGCTGGAGACGAACTTTCTAAGAAAATGGAAGAGACCGAAACAGACTTGGTCAACAAAAAGTTAACTTCTGAACTGATAGAGCGTCAGAAAGAAATTATGACACGTTTGTTAGAAGTAGAAAAATCCATGCGTGAACAGGAACTTGATGATGAACGAAAAGGAGAAACCGCTAAGAGCGATTATGAACGCAAAGCATCTGAAAGCTTTGAGGAATATATTAAAGCAAAAAAACAAGAAATAGAACTCCTAAAAACAGTCCCTGTACGATTAAATCCGTATTATAAAAATGAGGCTAATAAGTATTTCCAACGATTAAACAATAATTCAAAATAA
- a CDS encoding exodeoxyribonuclease III: MRIVSYNVNGIRAAVAKGFVEWIEEDNADIICLQEIKAQSGQINIKDFENLGYHTYWMPAIKKGYSGVGILSKTKPLQVEYGCSMDTYDAEGRVLRADYADFSVMSVYMPSGSSGDIRQDFKMKWLSDFEQYIQSLKNQYPNLIISGDYNICHRPIDIHDPVRNKNSSGFLPEERDWMTNFLETGFIDTFRYFDESPHQYSWWSYRARAREKNKGWRIDYHMATQNMENRLSGASILSEVKHSDHCPIVLELKDL, from the coding sequence ATGAGAATTGTTTCTTATAACGTCAATGGAATTCGTGCAGCTGTCGCAAAAGGTTTCGTTGAATGGATTGAAGAGGATAATGCTGATATCATTTGTCTTCAGGAAATTAAAGCACAATCGGGACAAATTAATATTAAGGATTTTGAAAATTTAGGCTACCATACCTATTGGATGCCTGCTATCAAAAAAGGTTATAGTGGAGTAGGGATTTTAAGTAAAACCAAACCTCTGCAGGTAGAATATGGTTGTAGTATGGATACTTATGATGCCGAAGGTAGAGTACTTAGAGCAGATTATGCTGATTTTTCAGTAATGAGTGTCTATATGCCATCTGGTTCGAGCGGAGACATTCGCCAGGATTTTAAAATGAAGTGGCTAAGCGATTTCGAACAGTATATTCAAAGCCTAAAAAACCAATACCCTAATCTCATCATAAGTGGTGATTACAATATTTGTCATCGCCCTATTGATATTCACGATCCAGTAAGAAACAAAAACTCTTCGGGCTTTTTACCTGAAGAAAGAGATTGGATGACTAATTTTTTAGAAACTGGCTTTATCGATACATTTCGTTACTTTGATGAATCACCCCACCAATATTCCTGGTGGAGTTATCGTGCCCGGGCTCGTGAGAAAAATAAAGGTTGGCGAATTGACTATCATATGGCTACTCAAAATATGGAGAACCGCTTATCGGGAGCTTCTATTTTGAGTGAAGTAAAGCACTCAGATCATTGTCCGATTGTGCTGGAACTGAAAGACTTGTAA
- a CDS encoding ComF family protein: MFNDFISLLFPHCCVVSKLPLAKGEQYISTSFANALPKYDLHHTNVNLERKFSGLVDIKYVLVYYKFSKKSGVQKILHHLKYRNLPEIGILTGKWFGHSLRAAGYQDKFDLIIPVPLHKSKQRKRGYNQADYIAKGIAEVLEIDWSENILQRKVNTQTQTKKSRAERFSNTENIYAIQNQAFIKEKRILIIDDVITTGATVGQCADLVLKEGGKEVSVAALAAAE, encoded by the coding sequence ATGTTCAATGATTTTATTTCATTGTTATTTCCCCATTGTTGTGTAGTAAGCAAGCTGCCTTTAGCCAAAGGTGAGCAGTATATTTCCACTTCATTTGCCAATGCTCTCCCCAAATACGATCTACATCATACAAATGTGAACTTGGAAAGGAAATTTTCAGGCCTCGTTGATATAAAGTATGTATTAGTGTATTATAAATTCAGCAAAAAAAGCGGAGTCCAAAAAATACTCCATCACCTTAAATATAGAAACCTTCCTGAGATAGGAATACTTACAGGGAAATGGTTTGGGCATTCTTTAAGAGCAGCAGGATACCAAGACAAATTTGATCTGATAATTCCCGTTCCATTACATAAATCAAAACAAAGAAAAAGAGGCTACAATCAAGCTGACTATATTGCCAAGGGAATAGCAGAAGTTCTAGAAATAGACTGGTCAGAAAATATTCTTCAGAGGAAAGTAAATACCCAGACTCAAACGAAGAAAAGCCGGGCTGAGCGCTTCAGTAATACGGAGAATATTTATGCAATTCAGAATCAAGCTTTTATAAAAGAGAAGAGGATTTTGATTATAGATGATGTGATTACCACCGGTGCTACTGTAGGACAATGTGCTGACTTAGTATTGAAAGAAGGCGGTAAAGAGGTAAGTGTAGCTGCACTTGCAGCAGCAGAATAA
- the gldJ gene encoding gliding motility lipoprotein GldJ, translated as MKKTWKLVKNASLVCCGAAILSACSKTHPTSVNPGQSSSATGIEYNVEGNFTLDEYRGQPEAPNMVYIEGGRFVMGSFEEDLMGTRDNLERTVTVASFYMDQTEIANIHWLEYLFDIKQDSTTEFYNSSLPDTTVWRRDLAYNDPYVEHYLRYPGFRYFPVVGVSWRQANDYCKWRTAVVNEKLVEEAGVDLNVPEGSRVPLETGVVLPDFRLPTEAEWEYAAKALIGTQYLDENHTNQRIYPWDGHATRNPYGKEMGYFLANFKRGRGDYAGIAGKLNDGAMITDYIYEYPPNDFGLYNMAGNVNEWVIDVYRPLSFQDFSDLNPIRRDGTLDPEEKYDNEEYPNYAGDYNSLITNELRVYKGGSWADVAYWLSPGTRRYIEQDSATATIGFRCAMIRAGTNY; from the coding sequence ATGAAGAAAACTTGGAAACTGGTCAAAAACGCATCTCTTGTATGCTGTGGGGCTGCTATTTTATCAGCCTGCAGCAAAACCCACCCCACCAGTGTAAATCCCGGGCAATCAAGCTCGGCAACAGGCATTGAATATAATGTTGAGGGTAATTTTACACTGGATGAGTATAGAGGTCAGCCTGAAGCTCCTAATATGGTGTATATTGAGGGTGGAAGATTTGTAATGGGTTCTTTTGAAGAAGACCTGATGGGAACTCGTGATAATCTTGAAAGGACAGTTACTGTAGCCTCATTCTACATGGATCAGACAGAAATTGCCAATATTCACTGGCTTGAATACTTGTTTGATATCAAGCAAGATTCTACTACTGAATTTTACAATTCTTCTCTGCCAGATACTACGGTATGGCGTAGAGACCTTGCTTACAATGACCCTTATGTAGAACATTATCTCAGATACCCCGGTTTCCGCTATTTTCCTGTTGTAGGAGTGAGTTGGAGACAAGCTAACGATTACTGCAAATGGAGAACTGCAGTAGTTAATGAAAAGCTGGTTGAGGAAGCTGGCGTAGATCTTAACGTGCCTGAAGGAAGCCGAGTCCCCCTTGAAACAGGCGTTGTACTTCCTGATTTCCGTTTACCTACTGAGGCTGAATGGGAATATGCGGCCAAAGCCCTGATCGGTACTCAATATCTTGATGAAAACCATACCAACCAACGTATTTATCCTTGGGATGGGCATGCTACCCGTAATCCTTATGGCAAAGAAATGGGTTATTTCCTGGCTAACTTTAAGCGAGGCCGCGGTGACTATGCTGGTATTGCAGGTAAGCTTAATGATGGCGCGATGATCACTGACTATATTTACGAATATCCTCCCAATGATTTTGGATTGTACAATATGGCTGGCAATGTGAATGAATGGGTAATTGATGTGTATCGTCCTCTTTCTTTCCAAGACTTTAGTGACCTGAACCCTATTCGTCGTGATGGTACACTTGACCCTGAAGAAAAATATGATAATGAAGAATATCCTAATTACGCTGGAGATTATAATTCACTAATCACTAATGAGCTAAGAGTATATAAAGGAGGTTCCTGGGCTGATGTAGCTTACTGGCTATCACCTGGTACTCGCCGCTATATTGAGCAAGATTCCGCTACTGCTACGATTGGTTTTCGCTGTGCAATGATCAGGGCTGGAACAAATTACTAA